A single region of the Mercenaria mercenaria strain notata chromosome 6, MADL_Memer_1, whole genome shotgun sequence genome encodes:
- the LOC123550313 gene encoding uncharacterized protein LOC123550313, with protein MSEWYWWSKDVKTVVDLSTLTSGTFDPDTGNCIIWSSTDFSLSNHFCDKQLTFLCQRETGYTIKDGDWFSVNGREIAFVSQESTWEAAETVCKGNGGTLAYVTDRNEIDQVLIALERRGFLSPAKIWLGGMYLRDQYKWIWQATDMPIENSLWLSGTAGDPSSYPYDVCIQLYEDFNVGMHYIQNDLCTQEYSFLCQK; from the exons ATGAGTGAGTGGTATTGGTGGTCCAAAGATGTAAAAACCGTGGTAGACCTGTCAACGCTCACTTCCGGAACCTTTGACCCGGATACAGGCAACTGTATCATATGGTCAAGCACGGACTTTAGCCTATCCAACCACTTCTGCGATAAGCAACTTACTTTCTTGTGTCAGAGAGAAACTGGTTATACAATAAAAGATGGTGATTGGTTCTCAGTAAATGGCCGAGAAATAGCCTTTGTTTCACAAGAAAGTACATGGGAAGCGGCGGAG ACGGTCTGTAAAGGGAACGGTGGAACATTAGCTTATGTTACTGACAGAAACGAAATTGACCAGGTCCTCATAGCGCTAGAAAGAAGAGGATTCTTGTCACCAG CTAAAATTTGGCTTGGTGGAATGTACCTTCGAGACCAGTACAAGTGGATATGGCAAGCGACTGACATGCCAATAGAAAATTCATTGTGGTTGTCAGGGACGGCAGGAGATCCAAGCAGTTACCCTTACGATGTTTGTATCCAACTATACGAAGATTTCAATGTCGGCATGCACTACATTCAGAATGACCTGTGTACTCAGGAATATAGCTTTCTTTGTCAGAAATGA